The genomic stretch AGACAGAACACTGTAGAGAACATCCCTAACATAAAAAAAATATGTTGTAGGATGAACACTTGTACCTCAGTCTGAGTTTCTCATTCACTGCCTCTGCCTTATCTCGTAGTTCCAATGAGTGCTTGAGTTCCTGCTCTAGGCCAGCCTTGTTCTCCAGAGGGATGTATTTTGATATCATGTCAGCTTTCAGTTCCCGCACTCTCCCTTCCAGCTGAGCAAGGTGTCTAGAAAGAGCATCTAAGCTGAGAGATTCTTCTACAGTCAGACCTGTTGAAGAAGGAAATGTGTTTAATGAGCTCTTAATTGTGACAAACACATGTGGATACAGAAACTGTGGGACATGTAATTTGCTAGGGTTCTCTAATCTGAAAATCAAAACTGAACTTTGCAGCTCAGACATAATCCAAGTCTTCCTTTACTTTAGAGCCCATCTCTATTAATAAGTGAAAACGAATAATGTATAGAAGGTGATAAAAGTTTAGGGTTCAATAATATTCCAGAGCCGTAATTGAATCTGTTAGTTTTTGGTGTAATGTTCCAGCAGTGAGGACTTAGAAACAAATGTACAAATGCTGTGTTATATACTATAATGCACATCTAGTTATTTAGATTCCATTTGCTGAGTACTGACCAAACATTACTGGCCAGATTGTGACCACCTTCTGAGCAATGTGAGAGAAAGATACTATCTCCCCTGGCACTGCCACACACAAGCTGGTCACAATCAACCCTTGTTCGCAGTGGGGGAATTCAGCTCTGCTCTACAACCCCTTCGTGCTGGCCTGGCTGCACTGACTCCGAGTGGGATGTTCCCCATCCTAAGAAAACCCCCTGGTGCAAGAGGGTCTGTGCAGCAGCCCCAGAGATGGCTCTGCAACCCCTTGCAGAACGCCCTGCCATAACGAACATCCTAATGTAGGCCAGGGACAGACACAGGaatagaagggggggggggcagggaaggggagagaaaaagtGGTTGAGGCTTTCCTGTGCTCTAATGATTCTGCACTCCTGCAATTGCCAGTAGGGTCCATTGCAGCAGTAACAAGTTAGAACAGACCTCAGGGATGCCCCAGGTTGCACAAATGGGTTTAACTggtccccagctgctccagaacCAAGGAGATACAAGTTCTGTAACAGTCAGCATGCTCCCCAGGACTACCAAAGAGCTCTGGAAGGCATTATGCTCCCTGAAGCATGAATCCTTCCAGAGCTTCCACTGGGCCAGCGAGGTTCCATATCAGCCAAACATGGGCTAGTGCCTTACAGGATCACTGCAGCCTTTTGTGTATGTGGCTTCTCTTTAGTTAAGAGTAAAGCTTTAATCCAAAAGAAATGCTCAGGCTGCCTAACAAAATATTGGTCTTTACCTGGTATAGGCTTAGCAGGGTTTCTCTTTTTTCTTGGAGTCAAAGCTTCTGTAGAGGGCACTTTATTAATATTTCTTATTTTCAATATCAGATTTTGAATTCTAGCAGAATTTCTCTCAATAACTTTTACCCTGGAATAAAGAAAAgattctccattttcttttctacATTTTAGAATCCTAGATCATCAGGGCAAGCAGATGCTATACTAAGTTTGTCACGACACTATTCTGTCATTCTGTTACTTGTGTTCCCTAACATGCCATATTAATTGTATTTGATTCTGTTTGTGGCtaggcagcatttctcaaatgcagccaccaggggcttttcttgcaactgtgatggggtgggggtgagtggCAAAATAGCAGCCTGTCCCCGTccttgttgctcctggatgcccCACCTTAGTGTTGATTGCTGGGGCTGTCAGCAGAAAGGctctgcccccctctggagacacctggggcacaaccCTGGAGGATCAGGCAGCCAGTgaattccccaccttcccagggcagtggggctcaggctttgggcttcagtcctggggtggcagggcagaaGGTTCTGACTGAGGGactttgggctccagccctgggctctggctaTGAGGCGGCAGACCCCAGGCTCCAGAGCTTCAGACTCCAGCCCCCTACTGCCTCTCCCagctccccatccagggcttaatttgtcccctggcttggcagggctgagtatgtctactgtgaaaagtgatattcacGTTTGTTAATAGTCTGTTCTGAAAAGTGATTTCTAGCTAGCAATCAATAAATAATGTTTTGGACATgtctatgtgcatatttatttgtttttcctaaagctaattaagtattttagggaaaagtgtgAGAGTGGCtgccagcaagagttggtggccgtaCTCTAAGGTCACCAAAAAagttgtcctgagaacccctggactagaggcatagattcatagatatttaggtcagaagggaccattatgatcatctagtctgagctcctgcacaacgcaggccacagaatttcacccaccacgcctgcaaaaaacctctcatctatgtctgagctattgaagtcctcaaatcgtggtttaaagacttcaaggagcagagaatcctccagcaagtgacccgtgccccatgctacagaggaaggcgaacaaCCTCCAGGGCCtgttccaatctgccctggaggaaaatccttcccgaccccaaatatggcgatcagctaaaccctgagcatatgggcatgCACCTTCTGATAATCTTATCACATACATACAACTATATGACACCAGTAAAGTACAGGACAGTAAAGAAAGCCACATAGCAGACTGAGGGAAAGTGAATAATTCTTCCTCTGTTTTATACTTCTCATATTAAACAAAGTATCCTAATATAATACATTTTGACAATGAACCTTCACTTGGAAGTTATACTGtctttattttacaaatggggaaactatATGTGTTTAActcaagagcctgatcctgcagtactTATGGGGGCCAAATCTCCACAAgaattgcagaatcaggcctggaAATACAAAAGTGAAACTATTCTTTTAACAATTACACAGCCATTTTGGAACTTCTACCTAATgaataataaaagaataaaactaatttttaaaaatcacaactgTGATAAACTAgctacattttaaattatttacacaCCAGAGTTAGTATCACACATGTTGCTTTACACAATATATTAGAGGTGGTCTTACTTGTCTTCAAGTTGGATTGTTCTTTTTCTATAACATATTAGAGTTGTAGGCTCAAATGCTAGAACTTTCAATTTTCCATGAAGATAAAATGCATTCCTTTGGCCCTTTTTTATCGCTTCAATAAATGCATCATACTCCTGTTTGATTGAAGTCAGAATGTTCTTGTACACAGTAACATGCTCTATTATCTGTGAAGACATGTTTTTCCATCTACAATGCGATATACTGACGTGGTTAATAGAACAcccctcctgactcccagcaaaTCTCCAAACAACACAACAGTCAGAGTAAATAGAAACAACTGGACACAGTGCACACTTCAAACTGCAGCACTGTGCTAATGCATCAGAAGCAGAACATAAAACTGACAAAGTCTGTTTTCATTGCCCAAGCTGATGAAAGTGCACAAACTATAAAGTGGTGACAAATGAACTCCACACTTCTTTCAGTTTAAATAATCTCAGATATTATTGAAGTTAAGGGATAATTTTCAGGACATGTGAACACTAGTCTTTATGCAGCTAGAAGAACCACTTTTCAGCAACATGAGATGCTTTCCTCAATAGGTACTTAAGCCTGATGCCTTCAGAGCACTTATAGTTCTGGAAAGGTTAAGGAGGAAAGGACCAGGCTATgccaatgttttttttaaatagtataaaGCATTAGCTCAAACTCacaatttgggggagggggggggttaatcctgcagcccttactcatgcaTGCAAAGGATGCAAAAACTGATTTTACATGCATGTAAAATTAGGTATGCAGAAGTCCCAGTTTTGATTCCTGTACATTACACCTCTCTTGGCAGCTGAAAAAAGCAAAGCACAATACAGAGAGAATCCCTTAGGACACAGTGGAAGGCTTTCAGGATCCTCAACCTTATTAAAGAGCAGCATTGATGGGCTCCAAAAGGTGTTATATCCAGTCCTCCTCAGCTAGAAGAGTCCCCATAACTGTGAGCATGACATATGAGAGATATGAAAGTGGAGAAAAAATGGGAGAGCTCCTCACTGACAGAGCAGAGGACTCTTCaagaaacaagtttcagagtggtagctgtgttagcctgtatcagcgAAAACAAACAGGAGtgcttatggcaccttagagactaactaatttatttgggaataagcttttgtgcgctaaaacctacttcatcagatgcatggagtgaaaaatacagtaagcagtgtgtatatatatatacacatacacacacacacatatacactgcACATGGAACAGATGGGAGtggccttaccaagtgggggggttaGTGCTCACGAGACCAATCTAATTAAGGTGGAAGATAGAAAACAAGTTAGTTCTGTTTACATGAGAAAATGGAATTAGGAGTTTATCACCAGACCTTTATTTCTCAGACATTTACTGTACGTTATTAAGATCTTTCAGTTTGAAAGTTTGCAAGGGGGGAAAAATATCAACCCTTCTGAGACTTTACGTCTCAGGTTCTGTCTGCAATTAAAATGGCCAAGTTCAAGAAGGGAGTATATAATGGAATCAACAAACTAATTTTCAGTGTAGCCAATCAGCTGGGTGCCACTATAGATTTTGATTTATAAAGTCAAATGGATATTTACAGGAATAAAGCAGAGGCCAAGATTTTTCCTGTGAATACTGAGTCAATTTATGTAGTATTAATGGACATCAGATCAACTGgtttaatgcattttaaatacctttaaaatggaATATagccatagaatatcagggttggaagggacctccaatcccctgctcaaagcaggaagaATCCCCAACTTCCTGTTGGGGATTGGTCAATGGGGAGTATCAGCTGGTTTTAAATTGCCAGCTCACTGAGTAGCTCCCTCACAGAGCAGTCAAACTCCATTTACTTGAGGGGAGAACTATTCAATACAAAAACATCAAAGTAAAAAGCCTTCAGAAATAAGGAATGGAACCTCTGATGAAGAAATGTTAAAAAGTAGAAGCGTTTGTGTGAAGCTTTGAGGAAATTCATTATCTTGCCACATCTTGACATAAGGGACAACGTTCAGGGCAAAAGAAGGAGCATACCTGTGCTGGTATTTAAAGACTTTCTATGAGTGTCATTGCCCCAAATTGTTCTAATGGTAGGTtattccaattctaatgtattttATAATGGCTGTGCAGTGAAGTGACTTGGTGGTCTCACTCTAGTTCCTAGatgtctacatcacaaaaccaccaacAAAAGGAGAGCATTTGTTATGGCTCTCCGATAAAAGGCCAGACGTTATAGCCTGATCCTGGGCTCCAGTCAGAGTACTCAATGCAACTAGAGGGACGGAAGCGCAAAGTCGCATTAATCCTAAAACAAGTAAGCAACAGTCTGATCTCCCACCAAAAGTTAGAGCTGCTTTAACTTACACCAGCTGTCAACAGTCCCAAGGGGCAGTTATGGCAGCCAGAGATCACAGACACCCCCtagccagggtggatttgatttaaatcactcgtcaggaagactcaatttgatcatggatttctacatagaagtgcattctcattggttgttataaccttaatacatattcttcataaCTCAGAGAttgatgtaggtttcatttttagaaggtacacactatacatttgaaagtgattttgaaaacttttcagattagttttacagctacaTCAGAAGaggaatgattgtttggttatttcatttaccaaaaataactgaagcagatatttatgaagtcattgggaggtgaactatccccaattcaacaggttaatcattaatatttggaggattttcttgccatgctgtattaggaggagaacatcaccagacagacatttaaattgttttatttaactaaaaacattatgtattctggatttttttcttcaacgccaaacatattttaacaaaacaagcatattaattttttaatttagttagACATTCAAGTTTTTTCAAatcaagtttgtttttgtttaaaattgtttttaactaaaacagttagatgaattaaaaaaaaatcaaactatgtcagccaggtcaacatgagaaacttaaaatattggcttttgCAGCTAACTCATTCATCGTcatcttcattttcctgtttgttcataatctggaaaagaaaaaacaagctttcctgctttttcaggtcctaaacgatttctcaatttggaatgaattagtccaaaaaggaagaaaataatatttctacaccggcagaagctACTACAGTTAAAAGTGAGATCATCACTTCAAcaatctctgaatccaagtgcttgaAGTGACCTCCACCAGTTCACTGGagagactttctttaaaacatcaaacttatatttcttgaatgcttcacctttagctctgaagtttattacaGTTGGCAtcatggagggatgattgctggatgtccatgtcgtAGCCAACtactcttcttcagcagttaaggtttgaccctagtaccaagtattgagaatatttccaagaaaatgagctggagatagtgctggtcccatttgtttttttaatgcctGTAATTTAAACTCTGTCAttgcacttttttctttttcagatctcactcagttccttccaaatttcaatgGCAGCAGCAATAAAACagttatttccctgcattttgttcaaggctacagaaacaggtttcagggtactcagcatgtgttcaacatttctcttaagcccaatgttgagaactttggctgtgacagtgccatctatgttttcatgattttgttcacaaacggTCATCAGTTCTTGATATACAGCTCAagacagtccactactgagttccatcgcatgtcttgtgggagttagcttggttcctcccacttttttcaaaGCAGCCGCTGCAAAATGGTGGTtagggaagtattttgcaatttcaacaacattagcctttatttctggaacactgaaatcTTTGGCTAGGAGgcgcatcaaatgagcactgcaaccatatgttattagcttgggactctcttcactctcctCTAAATCATTTCTTCTCattttggatacatttgcagcattgtctgtgaccaagctgcatactagacatttgaattttttttttcagtttgttatagcttttacttctacttcttgtaagtatgcTGCTGTGTGTGCGTATTTCCTGAAGACGTTCCCTTCTTCTCGTCACACAAGTACATACAACAGGATTATTGTGGACTTTGCTcccccatcaagactcaggttaacaattctaccctctagaccttttgcacactgctcgatttctttcatacactttacccagcaatttgcctgcgacatctgctcgtTGGTTGGACTGTATCCTGGCCAGAATGACTGAACCATgctaatgaagtgtgggttctcaatcatacggcaAGGAGAATTTGTTGCATATACAAACCGAGCAATTTTtccatcaattacctcttttcgtaatctgctggttcttatcacaaagatatctatggttgtttctggattatggagatttttttttgctacaggtgatatactgtggctatgtgacatacatgatgtgactgaaacattatcattggcagataactctgaaactatagaacataatggtgatcttgaaggtagATAATCtgcagaatcctgtatgttgaggatggattctcctaaaaaaataagacaatgcagttattattaccatactgctcattttgTATTATTAATTTCATTCACTGACACTAAGTACtaatttaaaggtgaaattgtaaaaggaagatctgcctatttcagctatttttatcacatttattttttatcacaactgcatctaaaatgatagtaccagaGAGTAactaacaactatattttttgctcaaacatgagaattcaagaatagtccagaaggaggacaggcagtccttaagaaagtagcatgaaataaaaaagtttaccaacctgaagatcctgcatgttcagacatgttcctttcataaTCTTCAACGCAACTTCCTCTTGAGAAGGAACACttttcatgatgttgtttcatttgagCAACTAGGCCTTGCacttctttgttgcactgtttgcattttgcatacctgcctgtcttacccacaggcagaggaacttcattaaaatattcccaaactgggtcttttacggcctgctgccatgaTAGgctttcccttctagtgagagaacagaattggtagatctcaaatcaacgAAGGCtatactcagaaagacctcaagacttctggaatatgctgctcaaaaagtttcacttttgtttctactgcctgtccctcccttctcacatttatctccagacttcttctccttgtgcagatctattccacccccaacaatcttctattcatagaactttctgaaactttgcacttttagagagaggtaagggattgactctgtgtacacaaatatgcagagggacaatagggttgaggtctgttatttgtCACCtccatatattatttatttattttaaaacatttttgctgttaactaatatgttatctctggagacacaaatcaaGAAcggcaaaactaagcatctctgatggtatcatATAGACTGAGCACtaagtcccattgggtagatagaaagattacctaaataatctatacaaaAGCCCATGGAggcccataagattgggtccctaatccatgaactattggaacttacttacaaaacttttcttaaacattacatgaatatattgtctcatactatagaattagaatttataatccctatttcatgatgagatatctttgagctacagTGTATCTTAATCAAAACTATCTTTAGatgatttttgaggaaaaaaatctgatttaaatataaaaaattggatttttattttttaagtcattgatttttatccaccctgatatTTGGGGACTTGCTGtagatatattttcttttaatcttcAGTCTATATAACTGACATTTTTCAAACTAGTAAATTCATTGTATAGCTCTCTAGAAGTGTGATTGGATGATAATTGATTCAATTTGGAATGACATAAGACAAGTTTTATGAAATGTCAAAAAGCAGGGTGGATACatatcactgatttttttttaaaaaatcagattttttaaatcaatttgatttaaatcaaatccaccctgatttcATTGTATCTTTTCTATTCACAGTGAAGAAATGAACCGAGGGATGATGCTGAAATTGGAAAACCTGGTCCAGTTACATTGTGCTTGCAGACAGCTGCACAGTCTTTCTTACAGGAAAATTCACAGAACACACTGGAAGCCTGTGAAGTCATCCACATACCCCATGCGGCCAATTCAGCTGCACCCACAGCTTTGGCAGACACATTCATCAGTGCTGTGCTCTCACAATATAGGCTTTTAGCTACAAAGAAGGTAATGAACAAGTTCCAACAACTACTTTATCCCTGTCTGAAAGTACAAAAAAAGCAATTTTTGAGCATTTTCATTATACAAATAGAAACTTTGTTACTGATGAATTTACTGTGTATAAGACGGTTACTCAACTGTATAGAAAATTTACTTTAGATTTACAAGACATATTATGTATGTATGTAGATGTATTGCAGCTCTCTCCCAAACATTCTTTTCAAgttttttaaatccaaatgttGCAACACcaaaaatctgaaagaaaaactgattataaacaaaagtgaaaatgatTTTCATGATTCAAAATGAGTGAGATACAAAAAACAGTAAAAATGCTGCgaagtgatttttaaatattcactATTTTAAGTTCTTTCAGTAATTTGTTTGTAATGGTAGGCAAAGAAATTTGTTTACAATTtaccatttttgttttcattggcccttttagaatttttttttttaaatcattgatttttatccacccttcCCTAGCCCCATCTTCTTCCCTCAGTGATACCCCTTGGGCCAATGGCAAGGAAGGATGTGGTATAGAAGACACTGTAAAGACTGTATAGCATAGAGAAATCATACAATGTAATCCATGCATAATTGTAGTCTATGCTGGTTTTAGCGCAGCTCTGAAATACCAGAGCAGCACAAAATCGCCCTAACATGGGGGAGAATCTGGCCTTGTATGCCCATGGAGACAGTGCTACCCTTTCACCCCTAAACCCGGTATTTCCAGGTCAGAGATGAAGTACATTGGTGAGGAAGCTTATACTGCTGCTTCCAGTGCTGTACCTGTCTTACGGATGAAGACACTTATTCAGTCTTCAGGGCTGTCAAGCCAACCTCTTGTGAGCACTAAGGCCCAgcttctcaaaggtatttagaatcCTAACATCTATTAATTTCATCGACTAggccaa from Lepidochelys kempii isolate rLepKem1 chromosome 3, rLepKem1.hap2, whole genome shotgun sequence encodes the following:
- the CLHC1 gene encoding clathrin heavy chain linker domain-containing protein 1 isoform X5; translation: MKQHHEKCSFSRGSCVEDYERNMSEHAGSSGESILNIQDSADYLPSRSPLCSIVSELSANDNVSVTSCMSHSHSISPVAKKNLHNPETTIDIFVIRTSRLRKEIIEHVTVYKNILTSIKQEYDAFIEAIKKGQRNAFYLHGKLKVLAFEPTTLICYRKRTIQLEDKVKVIERNSARIQNLILKIRNINKVPSTEALTPRKKRNPAKPIPGLTVEESLSLDALSRHLAQLEGRVRELKADMISKYIPLENKAGLEQELKHSLELRDKAEAVNEKLRLSYNRITLVANAVSAWAKSDKSTSLQELLSQVMEKKEVVKAAAAFSISHIFEHDPSKSKEAEDLLEYIERFNELFSYGQYEAAAVYAANCPRGILRNEETMMKFKDDYLFLLKNCPSIELIHCLTQEWNEKPALLSTGATILSLIDTDHKEHGLQLLEDINMGEKNALEQVILNDTVCTLEGWKKIADTCAENKHERLSQEILSILTSQEGVVQISPFDDDAKIMEHVFL